The Methanosphaera sp. BMS genome contains a region encoding:
- a CDS encoding 30S ribosomal protein S27ae, which produces MNKGDSLMSKKYELYEVKDGKIVRKNPECVRCSHGIFMADHGDRYSCGRCGYTQWKNE; this is translated from the coding sequence ATAAATAAAGGGGATAGTTTAATGTCTAAAAAATACGAATTATACGAAGTAAAAGATGGTAAAATCGTAAGAAAAAACCCTGAATGTGTAAGATGTTCACATGGTATCTTCATGGCAGACCATGGGGACAGATATTCATGTGGTCGTTGTGGATACACACAATGGAAAAATGAATAA
- a CDS encoding 30S ribosomal protein S24e: MEITILEKIENPLLNRTEIKFECDYPTEGTPNILDVKHKLIALEDSSKDLLVVDSMKPSYGEAKAVGLAKVYDSVEKLNEIETESVKVKNEEPEEEAPAEEEAEEAPAEEEAEEAPAEEEAEDE; this comes from the coding sequence ATGGAAATAACAATATTAGAAAAAATAGAAAACCCATTATTAAATAGGACAGAAATCAAATTCGAATGTGACTATCCAACCGAAGGAACACCAAACATCCTAGATGTGAAACACAAACTCATAGCACTAGAAGACTCATCTAAGGATCTCCTCGTGGTGGACAGCATGAAGCCTAGTTACGGAGAAGCTAAAGCAGTAGGTTTAGCAAAAGTATATGACTCTGTAGAAAAATTAAATGAAATTGAAACTGAATCTGTAAAAGTTAAGAACGAAGAACCTGAAGAAGAAGCTCCAGCTGAAGAAGAAGCAGAAGAAGCTCCTGCTGAAGAAGAAGCTGAAGAAGCTCCAGCTGAAGAAGAAGCTGAAGACGAATAA
- a CDS encoding GTP-dependent dephospho-CoA kinase family protein, whose translation MLKLPKYLRKELKKPLGNLHESIDEVKEAIQKQLSDEKLVIGIGDVTTKTLVELDLTPQICIVDNLIERRPVQHNLDHTDNIVYVENPPGVLTDELIELITDSIKTSTSDNPIIIVVDGEEDLAVLPAILNSPEDTYILYGQPKEGVVLVNSTKAYDTALNYYNQLIKE comes from the coding sequence GTGCTAAAATTACCCAAATATTTAAGAAAAGAGTTGAAAAAACCATTAGGTAACTTGCATGAATCTATTGATGAAGTCAAAGAAGCAATACAAAAACAATTATCCGATGAAAAACTGGTAATCGGTATAGGGGACGTGACAACAAAAACATTAGTTGAGTTGGACTTAACGCCTCAGATATGTATTGTCGATAATTTAATAGAACGCAGGCCTGTACAACACAACTTGGATCATACAGACAACATAGTATATGTTGAAAATCCACCAGGAGTACTAACCGATGAATTAATAGAATTGATAACCGATTCAATCAAAACATCAACAAGCGACAATCCAATCATAATCGTAGTTGATGGTGAAGAGGATTTGGCAGTACTACCAGCAATACTCAATTCACCTGAAGATACATATATATTATATGGACAACCAAAAGAAGGGGTTGTATTGGTGAATTCAACAAAAGCCTATGATACGGCTTTAAATTATTATAATCAATTAATTAAGGAATAA
- the spt4 gene encoding transcription elongation factor subunit Spt4 encodes MAEKACPRCNIISFEDECPLCGYKTSNNWNGLVVILDPDDSDLAKELNITIPGRYALRVKEE; translated from the coding sequence ATGGCAGAAAAAGCATGTCCAAGATGTAATATAATATCATTTGAGGATGAATGTCCATTATGTGGATATAAAACATCAAACAATTGGAATGGATTAGTAGTTATCCTAGATCCTGATGATTCAGACTTAGCTAAGGAATTAAATATCACAATACCTGGAAGATATGCCTTAAGAGTTAAAGAAGAATAA
- a CDS encoding DNA-directed RNA polymerase, whose protein sequence is MYELTTIEDTVRIPPSSFDNPFKETAIEILNRKYVGKTDKKLGILVMVTDILEHNVGQVVIGDGSAFYHVTFKALFFKPVLHEVVDGEVMEVTEFGAFIRIGPIDGLVHVSQVTDDFITYDQKRGALVAKETPKSLEKPDFVRARIVAVSIKGKTTKDCKIGLTMRQPGLGRFEWIDEEKSKKK, encoded by the coding sequence GTGTATGAATTAACAACAATTGAAGATACTGTTAGAATACCACCAAGTAGCTTTGATAATCCATTTAAAGAAACAGCAATTGAAATCTTAAACAGGAAATATGTCGGTAAGACAGATAAGAAATTAGGTATATTGGTAATGGTCACTGACATACTTGAACATAATGTTGGTCAAGTGGTCATAGGTGATGGATCAGCATTTTATCATGTAACATTTAAAGCACTATTCTTTAAACCGGTACTGCATGAAGTGGTTGACGGTGAAGTAATGGAAGTAACCGAATTCGGTGCATTCATACGAATAGGACCAATCGATGGATTAGTCCACGTATCCCAGGTAACCGATGACTTCATAACATATGATCAAAAACGTGGAGCATTGGTGGCTAAAGAAACTCCTAAATCTTTAGAAAAGCCTGACTTTGTACGTGCCAGAATTGTGGCAGTAAGTATAAAGGGTAAAACAACCAAGGACTGTAAGATTGGTTTGACCATGAGACAACCTGGACTAGGTCGTTTTGAATGGATTGATGAAGAAAAAAGCAAGAAAAAGTAA
- a CDS encoding inorganic diphosphatase has translation MNLWKDIEAGSDVPNEITVVVEIPTGSRNKYEYDKDKEAFALDRVLFSPFHYPAEYGFMPKSLWEDGDPFDVLVIMDQATFPGCIIDARPIGIMRMIDQGDSDDKLLAVPVEDPRFADITDISQLPEHYLKEIEHFFSQYKALENKTVEINGWEDNEAAKEAVLHAIELYKEKYE, from the coding sequence ATGAATCTTTGGAAAGATATAGAAGCAGGATCAGACGTACCTAATGAAATCACAGTTGTAGTAGAAATACCAACAGGGTCACGTAACAAATACGAATACGATAAGGACAAAGAAGCATTTGCTCTTGACAGAGTGTTATTCTCACCATTCCATTATCCGGCTGAATATGGATTCATGCCAAAATCATTATGGGAAGATGGAGATCCATTTGACGTACTCGTAATAATGGACCAGGCAACTTTCCCTGGATGTATCATTGACGCAAGACCAATAGGTATCATGAGAATGATAGATCAAGGAGACAGCGACGATAAATTATTAGCAGTACCTGTAGAAGATCCAAGATTTGCAGATATAACTGATATATCACAATTACCAGAACATTATCTTAAGGAAATTGAACATTTCTTCAGCCAATATAAGGCACTTGAAAACAAAACAGTTGAAATCAATGGCTGGGAAGATAATGAAGCTGCAAAAGAAGCAGTACTTCACGCAATAGAACTCTATAAAGAAAAATATGAATAA
- a CDS encoding PIN domain-containing protein — translation MMIQKDVDVVTQLTSRLPSYYELIVPSLVLDELDKLKRNSKGKNKLAATIALQIAKSEVFKTVQIDKTEHVDNLLLKYCTADDVLCTNDRNLRKKARELGISVVYLRQHRYLEVDGYIKRNK, via the coding sequence ATGATGATTCAAAAGGATGTGGATGTAGTCACACAACTTACGAGTCGGTTACCATCATATTATGAATTAATAGTTCCATCACTTGTACTTGATGAATTAGATAAACTAAAAAGAAATTCCAAAGGTAAAAACAAGCTGGCCGCTACAATTGCATTGCAGATAGCTAAAAGTGAAGTTTTTAAAACAGTTCAAATAGACAAGACAGAACACGTGGATAATCTACTGCTTAAATATTGCACAGCAGATGACGTGCTGTGTACAAATGACAGGAATCTTCGTAAAAAGGCTAGAGAACTTGGCATAAGTGTAGTTTATCTAAGACAACACAGATATTTGGAAGTCGATGGTTATATAAAACGTAACAAATAA